The Plectropomus leopardus isolate mb unplaced genomic scaffold, YSFRI_Pleo_2.0 unplaced_scaffold23107, whole genome shotgun sequence nucleotide sequence CAGGTTTGTTACACCATACTGGAGCACACCAGTGCTACCTTGCTGCAGGTGGGCAGGTTTGAACATTACTTGATGGCATTTCCTGTAGATGCATTGAGCAACACCTTGACAGCCTACTACCCAATGCTTAGTGAAAAACAGGCTTAAGTCCAGTCTCATCTGCAAAAAGTTCCAGTTATTTATGGAGAACAATCtcaaaaaagtctttttagaGACTGTCACTTCTACAGATTCTCAACACCATACTCATGGTCGTATGTAGCCATATATGTTGTATACATGCCAtacatggattttaggacatttctaggattttaggatgtttctagaatattagaacatttctaggattttgggacttttcttggattttaggacatttctaggatttaaggatgttgctagaatttaaggacatttcaaggactgtTTTATGCACCCTTGCGCCTTATGTATACtacatgtacaaaaataattccaactgtgaatcactttatttttattgtgaatctgATAATGTATGGGAGCTGCCCAGCATCCACATTTGGCATGCTAGCTGTAAACTGAGTATCACTGATGTTTGATGTTGATATGTATAGGCTAAATGTTatgggtgcatgtgtgtatatggatatatttttttttaattcactgcccacatttatctttatgcatatcACATGAAAGCAGACTTAACTGATTTgtgccctttgcttttcatatttCCTCctcatgacactgttatttctccATACTCACActagagtgaccatcacaagctggtatgaccagCTGAACCaacaaaaatcatgcaaaacaTACCTTAAGATGTCAAACAAGCTGGTCAACCAGCTTAACCTTCTGAAACTGGtcaagctgctttttttccagcagtgtgTTTAAGGTGgctaattttaattactttatacGGCTCAGGTGGCTTAATTCATAAAAAATCCATCATCGTTTATTAGTTCATTGCACTTTGCAGTAATAATCTGAGTCTTTTATAGATCTATTAACCAAAGCAGTCGAATTATATGTGGCGGGaggtcactgacaaagctgcagcTTGGGAATGTGTTGGTAGTGgagtgaaaaatacaatatttgcttCCTAAATGTGGTAGAGTGGAAGTAGGCTTTCTAGAGGAAAGGAGGATAAATCAAGTGCACCTGCCTAGAGGCTCCACCTGCCTCAGATGCAATCACTCTTTAATGAGAGGCCTTTGCTTGTTCTTCTGTCCGTCAGCAACAATGCGTGCGTCATGTAagttgttttccttttcctttaaTATACCTTGCCACGGCACATTATtagttcattcatttgtttattgttaatGAATGTGTTTTCATATAACAGAGCtagaaccacacacacacattaaatacCTTTGCCTTTAAATAAACTGCTCCGCCTCAATGCCTGCTGCCTTTTTCTCCGGCTTTCTTCATATCATCTAAATCAATGCTAGTTTTTCTCCCCAACAAGGCCTATaaacatacaatacaatgaAAATAGTCAAGCAAAGTATATCAAAACTGTGCTTAAAATTTCCACCACTTATGTTCACTCACTAtcttgaaattatgttttattaagtAACAATTTTGATCGAGAGTCTCCAAATTTGGCGTGCTTGGAGAAGATTGAAGACTTGCCATTTGCTAAGGCACAAAATTGATTGCCATGTACTTTGTTAATGTGGTAAAgttatcaagcaaaaatgatGGATAATTCTCTTCTTATATAAGAGTTTGCTGCTTCTCTCTGTTTTGTATCATTAAAAAACGCTATATTTTGGTTCTTTGGACTGTTAgtacacaagaaaaacaattaagGGTAACAAACAAATTAcctgataatgaaaataatctttagttgCAGATTTGGATAAAACgtttatttattgacacaaaCACTTTAACAATTTTTACACACAGTAAGCTGTTTCTTAGCATGCTCATGTTAAACATAAGTGGATATTTTGGGTTACAACCAGATGGAATTGAACAGATTATTTTTGCTGGAATGGTTCTGGTGTTATTGCAGCAGCTGGTCAACATCTCGTCTCGTTACTGGAAATGTAAGCACACAGTTTTCTGGGTATTTGCTTGCAGGCATACTTCTTCCACTGATGAGTATTATTGGGAATATGGAGTGAAACTTGATGATGTCGGCCACAGAGTCAAACATCTGAGGAGAAATAAGATGTGAGCTTCGGCGAATATAATGAACAGAGTGGTTGTTGAGCTATCTTTTGAAAATTTGTCCACTCACATCATTTGATCGTTGTCCTGTGCCCAGGACGTACTTGCCAATGTTCTCGATGAACCGGATTTTTACATTGTAAACCTTCTTCTCATGGTACACAGCCAATACCAAGGGCTCACTGTTGGTGTTGACGGAGCAGTCTCGTACCAAAAATGCTCCATCCTAATGTGGTAAACGTGATCAAAAATAGATGAGCtatatttgataatttttggaTTTACTTCATACTAGAGGAGGTACAGTACCTTGTTTACCAGGTGTAAGGCGTGTTCTGCATCTGCTCGAGTACAAGCCCCGATATACCAGTCCTCACAGTATGTCTGCCAAATATTAGTGAAGTATTCAGAGAGTTTGCTTACTACAggcacaaaaagtaaaagtatacacCAGGCAGAATGGCCATTTCACAAGAATATATATAACTGGTTTATAATTagtgatgcattaatgtgtacaTCACTTTAGTGTTGCAGCTGCCAAAGATAAGGCTCTTGATTATTTTATATACTGACAGTCAGAAAATAGTAATATatcatgatttattatttaatttataatctAAATATGCTTAGTAtatgtaatgcagtaaacagtaaaatatttgcCTGCAAAATGTAGTGGTGtagaagtataaaataaaatggaaatactcaagttcAATGAAAATTGTCCATAAGTTGAGTACTTGAGTAAAGTTAATTCAACAACAGCCCAGTCACCAAATGAAAATGGTGTTGGCATTGTATATTTATGCAAACCATTAACATGTTGAACttgcacattttattcatatattatcAGTGTCTCTAATGTGATgttgtatatgagctgactttgccATTAGGAGGTGGAGGGTATGGTGGATGTCAT carries:
- the LOC121966104 gene encoding cytokine-dependent hematopoietic cell linker-like isoform X1 produces the protein MSFLDLQNAESASKKHAESASSFHANQRHSLDLETHDIETRSQQNLERVPSKRHHHEWPQTKEDFDHHDFVPMEKPQQTYCEDWYIGACTRADAEHALHLVNKDGAFLVRDCSVNTNSEPLVLAVYHEKKVYNVKIRFIENIGKYVLGTGQRSNDMFDSVADIIKFHSIFPIILISGRSMPASKYPENCVLTFPVTRRDVDQLLQ
- the LOC121966104 gene encoding cytokine-dependent hematopoietic cell linker-like isoform X3, whose product is MEKPQQTYCEDWYIGACTRADAEHALHLVNKDGAFLVRDCSVNTNSEPLVLAVYHEKKVYNVKIRFIENIGKYVLGTGQRSNDMFDSVADIIKFHSIFPIILISGRSMPASKYPENCVLTFPVTRRDVDQLLQ
- the LOC121966104 gene encoding cytokine-dependent hematopoietic cell linker-like isoform X2, which translates into the protein MSFLDLQNAESASKKHAESASSFHANQRHSLDLETHDIETRSQQNLERVPSKRHHHEWPQTKEDFDHHDFVPMEKPQQTYCEDWYIGACTRADAEHALHLDGAFLVRDCSVNTNSEPLVLAVYHEKKVYNVKIRFIENIGKYVLGTGQRSNDMFDSVADIIKFHSIFPIILISGRSMPASKYPENCVLTFPVTRRDVDQLLQ